One region of Pseudoalteromonas piscicida genomic DNA includes:
- a CDS encoding methionine synthase, with translation MKTLLPTSTAGSLPKPAWLAQPETLWSPWKLEGDELIDGKNDALRIALQEQQLAGIDIVSDGEQTRQHFVTTFIEHLSGVDFEKRQTVKIRDRYDASVPTVVGPVSRQKPVFVEDAKFLRSQTDKPIKWALPGPMTMIDTLYDDHYKSREKLAWEFAKILNQEAKELEAAGVDIIQFDEPAFNVFFDEVNDWGIAALERAIEGLKCETAVHICYGYGIKANTDWKKTLGSEWRQYEEAFPKLQKSNIDIISLECHNSHVPIDLLALIRGKKVMVGAIDVATNTIETPEEVANTLRKALEFVDADKLYPCTNCGMAPLSRDVARGKLAALSAGAELVRQELLAKKSA, from the coding sequence ATGAAAACACTATTACCAACGTCTACTGCTGGCAGTTTACCTAAGCCCGCTTGGCTTGCTCAGCCAGAAACCCTGTGGTCACCTTGGAAACTAGAGGGCGACGAGCTTATTGATGGCAAAAACGATGCGCTACGTATTGCTTTGCAAGAGCAACAACTTGCAGGGATTGATATCGTGAGTGACGGCGAGCAAACCCGTCAACACTTTGTAACCACTTTTATTGAACACCTAAGCGGTGTGGACTTTGAGAAGCGTCAAACGGTAAAAATTCGCGACCGCTATGATGCCAGTGTTCCGACCGTGGTTGGCCCAGTATCTCGCCAAAAGCCAGTTTTTGTTGAAGATGCCAAATTTTTACGCAGCCAAACAGACAAACCTATCAAATGGGCGTTGCCAGGTCCTATGACGATGATAGATACGCTGTATGATGACCACTACAAAAGCCGTGAAAAGCTAGCGTGGGAATTTGCGAAGATCCTGAACCAAGAAGCCAAAGAGCTGGAAGCCGCTGGAGTCGATATCATTCAGTTCGACGAACCTGCTTTTAATGTATTTTTTGATGAGGTCAACGACTGGGGCATTGCGGCGCTTGAACGGGCTATTGAAGGACTCAAATGCGAAACCGCAGTGCATATTTGCTACGGCTACGGCATTAAAGCCAACACCGATTGGAAAAAGACCTTAGGATCAGAATGGCGTCAATATGAAGAGGCGTTTCCTAAGCTACAAAAATCCAATATCGATATTATCTCTTTAGAGTGCCATAACTCTCACGTGCCAATCGACTTGTTAGCGTTGATCCGTGGTAAAAAAGTGATGGTTGGTGCAATTGATGTTGCAACCAACACCATCGAAACGCCAGAAGAAGTTGCCAACACGCTACGCAAAGCGCTTGAGTTTGTTGACGCCGACAAACTCTACCCATGCACTAACTGCGGTATGGCACCACTTTCTCGTGATGTGGCAAGAGGTAAGCTAGCTGCATTGAGCGCAGGGGCTGAACTCGTGCGCCAAGAGCTATTAGCCAAAAAATCAGCTTGA
- a CDS encoding DUF1852 domain-containing protein, which translates to MNNEFTFTIKSIRLDENYHPSNSTRITTNFANLARGESRQQNLRNALKMIDNRFNALANWDNPKGDRYSVELEIVSVDMDIAGSGQTFPSIEVLKTNIVDHKTNERIEGIVGNNFSSYVRDYDFSVLLLDHNKDQPKFSIPANFGDLHGKLFKYFVDSDTYKTHFSKTPVICLSVSDNKTYHRTENQHPVLGFEYQPNESSLTEQYFKKMGLQVRYFMPPNSVAPLAFYFFGDLLNDYTNLELISTISTMETFQKIYRPEIYNANAVAGKCYQPNLKNLDHSLTQIVYDREERSQLAIAQGRFAEEHFIKPYQTVLEQWSANYAL; encoded by the coding sequence ATGAATAACGAGTTTACTTTCACTATTAAGAGCATTCGTCTTGACGAAAATTACCATCCGTCAAACAGCACGCGGATCACCACCAACTTTGCTAACTTAGCAAGAGGCGAAAGCCGCCAGCAGAACTTACGCAATGCCTTAAAGATGATTGATAATCGCTTTAACGCATTGGCTAACTGGGATAACCCAAAAGGCGACCGTTACTCTGTTGAGCTTGAGATAGTCTCAGTAGATATGGATATTGCCGGTAGTGGACAAACTTTCCCGTCAATTGAGGTGTTAAAAACCAATATCGTTGACCACAAAACTAATGAACGCATTGAGGGAATTGTTGGTAACAACTTCTCATCTTACGTACGTGACTACGACTTTAGCGTGCTATTGCTTGATCATAATAAAGATCAACCTAAATTCAGCATCCCAGCTAACTTTGGCGACTTGCATGGGAAGCTATTTAAATACTTTGTCGATTCAGATACTTACAAAACTCATTTTAGTAAGACACCGGTGATTTGCCTAAGCGTATCAGATAACAAAACCTATCACCGCACTGAAAATCAGCACCCAGTGCTTGGCTTTGAATATCAGCCAAATGAGTCATCATTAACTGAGCAATATTTTAAAAAGATGGGCTTACAGGTGCGCTACTTTATGCCACCAAATAGCGTTGCACCTTTGGCTTTTTACTTCTTTGGTGACTTACTGAATGACTACACCAATCTGGAGTTGATCAGCACCATCAGCACCATGGAAACATTCCAAAAGATCTACCGCCCTGAGATTTACAACGCCAATGCGGTTGCGGGCAAGTGCTATCAGCCAAACTTGAAAAACCTAGATCACTCATTAACACAGATTGTTTATGACCGCGAAGAGCGCAGCCAGTTGGCGATTGCACAAGGTCGATTTGCCGAAGAGCATTTTATCAAGCCTTACCAAACCGTGCTTGAACAGTGGTCTGCAAATTACGCTTTATAA
- a CDS encoding GNAT family N-acetyltransferase → MIREITRGDFESFWPTFSEVIQAQETYAFDSTMSMEQAFLLWCETPLKAYVFVEHGEVLGTYYLKQNAQGPSSHICNCGYMVSSLARGKGIARLMCEHSQQQALALGFEAMQFNSVVSTNELAIKLWQNLGFTIVGTIPKAYKHPRQGLVDSYVMYKWLAD, encoded by the coding sequence ATGATAAGAGAGATAACTCGGGGTGATTTTGAGTCGTTTTGGCCAACATTTTCAGAAGTTATCCAAGCGCAAGAAACGTATGCATTTGACTCAACCATGAGTATGGAGCAGGCATTTTTACTTTGGTGCGAAACGCCGCTCAAAGCCTATGTATTTGTTGAACACGGTGAGGTACTTGGCACTTACTATTTAAAACAAAATGCACAGGGCCCGAGCAGTCATATATGTAACTGTGGTTACATGGTGTCGAGTTTGGCTCGTGGTAAAGGAATTGCACGGCTGATGTGTGAACATTCCCAGCAACAAGCGTTAGCGCTGGGGTTCGAAGCCATGCAATTTAATAGCGTGGTATCGACCAATGAACTGGCGATTAAACTTTGGCAAAATCTTGGTTTTACCATTGTGGGCACTATTCCCAAGGCTTACAAGCATCCTAGGCAGGGTTTGGTCGATAGCTATGTTATGTACAAATGGTTGGCTGATTAA
- a CDS encoding sulfite exporter TauE/SafE family protein, whose product MSELILLFVYCALLGSVVGFLAGLLGIGGGLVIVPVLSSILLNFNVLPPEQVVIAAVATSLASILFTSTSSAIAHHKNGNVPWDLAPWIMTGVALGALISGFLAALLPETAVRIVFAVSVVLIAIKMFYSSKNESTTQRQLPNKGVLTVLTTITGGLSAMIGIGGGALLVPLLTFFSVDMKKAIGCASACGIVIALFGSVGYISSGSAHFALSDGFAGFVYLPALFGIVCTSWFTAPMGAKATHHLPVATIKKVFAVLLLVMAVNMAVN is encoded by the coding sequence ATGAGTGAGTTGATATTGTTGTTTGTGTATTGTGCACTACTCGGTAGTGTTGTCGGCTTTTTAGCAGGACTGTTGGGTATTGGCGGTGGGCTGGTTATTGTTCCGGTGCTGAGCAGTATTTTACTGAACTTTAACGTGTTACCACCGGAGCAAGTGGTCATAGCCGCTGTAGCGACATCGCTGGCATCCATTTTATTTACTTCTACCTCTTCGGCAATCGCGCATCATAAAAATGGCAATGTACCGTGGGATTTAGCGCCGTGGATAATGACAGGCGTTGCACTGGGTGCGCTTATTAGTGGTTTTTTGGCAGCGCTATTACCCGAAACCGCAGTGCGTATTGTATTTGCAGTAAGCGTAGTATTGATAGCAATAAAAATGTTTTATAGCAGTAAAAATGAGAGCACAACCCAAAGACAGTTACCGAATAAAGGTGTACTCACGGTATTAACGACGATCACCGGTGGTTTATCTGCCATGATAGGCATTGGCGGTGGAGCGCTGTTGGTACCGTTGTTGACGTTTTTCTCTGTCGATATGAAAAAGGCCATTGGCTGCGCTTCTGCATGTGGCATTGTTATCGCACTTTTTGGCTCTGTTGGCTACATTAGCTCGGGTAGTGCGCACTTTGCACTCTCGGATGGTTTCGCCGGATTTGTTTATTTACCTGCCCTTTTTGGGATTGTGTGCACGTCTTGGTTTACCGCTCCGATGGGGGCCAAAGCCACACATCACTTGCCTGTTGCCACGATTAAAAAGGTATTTGCGGTGCTGCTACTAGTGATGGCGGTGAATATGGCGGTGAATTAG
- a CDS encoding DUF7674 family protein — protein sequence MTKIEIKRLIKEIQLLFPEVVPLMAEHEKCATSFRMEAFANLTTYAFNNGELEVAAAYLDYINNKLTNASPPLCNFIDAYYVEHLFWRATQRGIDLGWPLLPTNLKALYLDFHGNIPTPRT from the coding sequence TTGACAAAAATTGAAATTAAAAGGCTTATCAAAGAGATCCAACTCTTATTCCCTGAAGTTGTTCCTTTGATGGCCGAGCATGAAAAGTGCGCAACAAGCTTTCGCATGGAAGCGTTTGCAAACCTGACTACTTACGCCTTTAACAACGGTGAATTAGAGGTCGCAGCGGCATATCTAGACTATATAAACAACAAGCTAACTAACGCAAGTCCGCCACTGTGCAATTTTATTGATGCGTATTATGTGGAGCATCTCTTTTGGCGTGCAACACAACGAGGTATAGATTTAGGGTGGCCGCTGCTCCCAACCAACTTAAAAGCCTTATATCTCGACTTTCATGGAAACATACCTACCCCGAGGACTTAA
- a CDS encoding LysR family transcriptional regulator encodes MENWDDFQLLLALKRANTLRGAAKVLGVNHTTVSRRLHVLNQRFSLDICMLSQGKVTFSELGLQLLSAAENMEACLAPHLSQINTSVKQLKQQINLSIPPAILQFVLLDELHEFQQNNPYLTLSINTTYALSDLEKSEADVVIRASHVPDEHLVGHRLFPISLGYFMHKDYLDKRTSENVSWITASVTERPTWLLDTPYPNAPISLSIEDLVLRHQAASKGLGMIRGAHYIARHFPNLIEFAPASEHYADLWILTHPTKKSLPNVKRLISFLLKAMRSKQILIDCAKHSPR; translated from the coding sequence ATGGAAAACTGGGATGACTTTCAATTACTGCTTGCCTTAAAGCGCGCCAATACACTCAGAGGTGCGGCCAAAGTTCTCGGCGTAAACCACACGACAGTATCTCGTAGGCTACATGTTTTAAATCAACGCTTTAGTCTTGATATATGCATGCTTTCGCAAGGCAAAGTCACGTTTTCTGAATTGGGACTGCAGCTGCTCAGTGCCGCTGAAAATATGGAAGCCTGCCTTGCCCCTCACTTAAGCCAAATTAACACTTCGGTTAAGCAGTTAAAACAACAAATAAACCTATCTATCCCCCCAGCAATTTTGCAGTTTGTCTTGTTAGACGAATTACATGAATTTCAGCAAAACAATCCTTATCTCACGCTGTCGATAAATACTACTTATGCACTTTCCGATCTAGAGAAATCAGAGGCCGACGTTGTGATCCGAGCTTCTCACGTTCCGGATGAGCACTTAGTTGGTCACCGGCTATTTCCGATTTCACTTGGCTACTTCATGCATAAAGACTATCTCGATAAACGCACGAGTGAAAACGTTTCTTGGATAACCGCCAGCGTAACAGAAAGACCGACTTGGCTACTTGATACGCCCTATCCAAACGCCCCAATTTCTCTATCAATCGAAGATTTAGTGCTGCGTCATCAGGCTGCATCCAAAGGGCTTGGTATGATCAGAGGGGCGCATTATATTGCAAGGCATTTTCCTAATTTAATCGAATTTGCACCAGCGAGTGAACACTATGCAGATTTATGGATCTTAACCCATCCAACAAAAAAATCCTTACCCAACGTCAAGCGGCTTATCAGCTTTTTACTTAAGGCTATGCGCAGTAAACAAATACTGATCGACTGCGCAAAACATTCGCCACGTTAG